In a single window of the Rhodamnia argentea isolate NSW1041297 chromosome 2, ASM2092103v1, whole genome shotgun sequence genome:
- the LOC115737476 gene encoding probable 2-oxoglutarate-dependent dioxygenase AOP1 — MASKVPVIVFSEESMEPGTKSWMRACDETVRALENHGCFVAKYEDFPPELTDPIFGAAKELFDLPHETKVRNPDSAYSKGYIAHYPGTPLLEGLNLDGAEKLEACEKFTALMWPSGNTRFCKTAHSYAREISTLEKVVTRMVFEGHGVGEYFDSHDESMTYLLRILKYKKPGEDEVNINPVAHTDKTFLSILYQNNVRGLEVMTKDGEWVTFESSPSSFMVMAGDACVGWSNGRIKACYHRINVREDGPLRYSLGVFSYNTGTIDIPKELIDQDHPQQFKSFNHLDFLRFYDKSQDRTKGQCLIKAYCGV; from the exons ATGGCGTCCAAAGTTCCCGTTATAGTTTTCTCAGAGGAGAGTATGGAACCCGGCACTAAGTCTTGGATGAGAGCTTGCGATGAGACAGTGCGGGCTCTCGAAAATCACGGGTGCTTCGTAGCCAAGTACGAGGATTTCCCTCCGGAGCTGACCGACCCAATCTTTGGCGCCGCGAAGGAGCTCTTCGATCTCCCTCACGAGACCAAGGTTCGGAACCCCGATAGCGCCTACTCAAAGGGTTACATAGCCCACTATCCTGGAACTCCTTTGCTTGAAGGTCTGAACCTTGATGGTGCTGAGAAACTCGAAGCTTGTGAGAAGTTCACAGCTCTCATGTGGCCATCTGGGAATACTCGCTTTTG CAAAACTGCTCATTCCTACGCGAGGGAGATATCTACGTTGGAGAAAGTGGTGACGAGGATGGTGTTCGAAGGCCATGGCGTGGGGGAGTACTTCGACTCTCACGACGAGTCCATGACATACCTCCTGCGCATCTTGAAGTACAAGAAACCCGGCGAAGACGAGGTTAACATCAACCCGGTCGCCCACACGGACAAGACCTTCCTGTCCATACTGTATCAGAACAACGTGAGGGGCTTGGAGGTGATGACGAAGGATGGAGAGTGGGTCACCTTCGAATCCTCGCCTTCATCTTTCATGGTCATGGCCGGCGATGCATGCGTG GGATGGAGCAACGGAAGAATTAAAGCGTGTTACCATCGGATCAACGTGAGAGAAGACGGGCCGTTGAGGTACTCGCTCGGCGTCTTCTCGTATAATACAGGGACAATAGATATACCCAAGGAGCTCATAGACCAAGACCACCCTCAACAGTTCAAATCATTCAATCATCTTGATTTCCTTCGTTTCTACGACAAGAGCCAGGATCGCACCAAGGGTCAGTGCCTCATCAAAGCCTATTGTGGAGTTTAA
- the LOC115737477 gene encoding deoxypodophyllotoxin synthase-like, translating into MGSQTIPTPTIDLTLENSKPHSSSWVATCNHIRLTLEEQGWFVAKYDKLSLHLRGTILSDLIELFELPYETKIQNTSAKPAFGYVGKIAAIPLHEGLGIDRATDLRECQKFANLMWPSGNDRFCENAHLYAKTVSELEQTVVRMLFESYGVEKHCESHVGATTYLLRFLSYRRPENDEANLAFVTHTDKSFISILHQNHVRGLELRNKDGEWVGFEPSPSSFVVLAGDACMAWSNNRVKPAYHRVVMKGNEARYALGLFSFRGGLIETPEELIDDEHPMQYKPFDHVGLLRFYDSVDIRDRAKHTMTKAYCGV; encoded by the exons ATGGGTTCTCAAACAATACCAACTCCCACCATTGATTTAACCTTGGAGAACTCGAAACCTCATTCGAGTTCTTGGGTTGCCACGTGCAACCACATCCGCCTCACACTCGAGGAGCAGGGCTGGTTCGTCGCGAAGTACGACAAGCTGTCGCTACATCTTCGAGGCACGATCTTGTCCGACCTTATAGAGCTGTTCGAGCTTCCGTACGAAACCAAAATCCAGAACACGAGTGCTAAGCCTGCATTCGGCTACGTCGGGAAGATAGCCGCGATCCCTCTTCACGAAGGCTTGGGGATCGACCGCGCCACAGATTTGAGAGAGTGCCAGAAGTTCGCCAATCTCATGTGGCCATCCGGCAACGATCGTTTCTG CGAAAATGCTCACCTTTATGCGAAGACGGTCTCAGAGTTGGAGCAGACGGTGGTGAGGATGTTGTTCGAGAGCTACGGAGTGGAAAAGCATTGCGAGTCTCACGTCGGGGCCACCACTTATCTGCTGAGGTTTCTGAGTTACCGGAGGCCCGAGAACGACGAGGCCAACTTGGCATTCGTGACTCACACGGACAAGAGCTTCATCTCCATACTCCATCAGAACCATGTGAGAGGACTGGAGCTGAGAAACAAGGACGGAGAGTGGGTAGGGTTTGAGCCCTCACCTTCTTCGTTCGTGGTCTTGGCTGGTGATGCATGCATG GCATGGAGCAATAACCGAGTAAAGCCTGCTTATCACAGAGTAGTGATGAAAGGGAACGAAGCAAGGTATGCGCTTGGATTGTTCTCTTTCCGGGGTGGACTGATAGAGACTCCGGAAGAGCTTATCGACGATGAGCATCCGATGCAATATAAGCCGTTCGATCATGTGGGCCTGCTTCGTTTCTACGACTCCGTCGACATCCGTGACAGAGCCAAGCATACCATGACCAAAGCCTACTGCGGAGTCTGA
- the LOC115737428 gene encoding probable 2-oxoglutarate-dependent dioxygenase AOP1 has protein sequence MASKVPVIVFTEESVEPGTKSWMRACDEIVRALEHHGCFVAEYEGFPPELRDPIFCAAKELFDLPHETKVRNPDSAYSKGYIPHYPGTPLLEGLNLDGAEKLEACETFTALMWPSGNARFCKTAHSYTREIAKLEKTVTRMVFEGYGVGGYCNSHTESTTYLLRILKYKKPGEDEVNINSVAHTDKTFLSILYQNNVKGLEVMTKDGEWVTFEPSPSSFMVMAGDPCVGWSNGRIKACFHRINVREEGLVRYSLGVFSYNTGTIEIPKELIDKDHPQQFTSFNHVDFLRFYDRSQDRTKGHCLIKAYCGV, from the exons ATGGCGTCCAAAGTTCCCGTCATAGTCTTCACAGAGGAAAGTGTGGAACCCGGGACCAAGTCTTGGATGAGAGCTTGCGATGAAATCGTGCGGGCTCTGGAACATCACGGGTGCTTCGTAGCCGAGTATGAGGGTTTCCCTCCGGAGCTTCGCGACCCGATCTTTTGCGCCGCAAAGGAGCTCTTTGATCTCCCTCACGAGACCAAGGTTCGGAACCCAGATAGCGCCTACTCAAAGGGTTACATACCCCACTATCCAGGAACTCCTTTGCTTGAAGGTCTGAACCTTGATGGTGCTGAGAAACTCGAAGCTTGTGAGACGTTCACAGCTCTCATGTGGCCATCTGGGAATGCTCGCTTCTG CAAAACTGCTCATTCCTACACGAGGGAGATAGCTAAATTGGAGAAAACGGTGACGAGGATGGTGTTCGAAGGCTATGGCGTGGGGGGCTACTGCAACTCTCACACCGAGTCCACCACATACCTCCTGCGCATCTTGAAGTACAAGAAACCCGGCGAAGACGAGGTTAACATCAACTCGGTCGCCCACACGGACAAGACCTTCCTGTCCATTCTGTATCAGAACAATGTGAAGGGCTTGGAGGTGATGACAAAGGATGGAGAATGGGTCACCTTCGAGCCCTCGCCTTCGTCTTTCATGGTCATGGCCGGCGATCCATGCGTG GGATGGAGCAATGGAAGGATCAAAGCTTGTTTCCATCGGATCAACGTGAGAGAAGAAGGGTTGGTGAGGTACTCGCTCGGCGTCTTCTCCTATAATACAGGAACAATAGAGATACCCAAGGAGCTCATAGACAAAGACCACCCTCAACAGTTCACATCATTCAATCATGTTGATTTCCTTCGTTTCTACGACAGGAGCCAGGATCGCACGAAGGGTCATTGCCTCATCAAAGCCTATTGTGGAGTCTAA